CGGCGCGCGGCCACGGGCCAGCGGACTGGCGTCGATCTTGGCCTGGATCGACTCGCGACTGAACTCGGAAAGCGGAATCGGCCCGATGATGCCCAGCTCGTTGCGTTCCGGACACAGATACAGCGGGATCGCGCCGGTCATGATGATCGAGTGCAGGATCGACTTGTGGCAGTTGCGATCCACCAGCACCAGATCATCGCGGCCGACCATGGAATGCCAGACGATCTTGTTCGCTGTGGAGGTGCCATTGATCACGAAAAAGGTGTGATCGGCGCCAAAATTTCGCGCAGCGCGTGCCTCGGCCTCGGCCAAAGGGCCGGTGTGATCGAGCAGCGACCCCAGCTCCGGCACCGACACGGACAAATCGGAACGCAGCGTGTTTTCGCCAAAGAACTGGTGAAACGCCTGCCCAACCGGGCTCTTGCGGTAGGCCACGCCACCGCCGTGCCCCGGCGTATGCCAGGAATAATTCGACTGCGCGGTGTGCTGCACCAGCGCCTTGAAGAAAGGCGGCAGCAGACCGTCGAGGTAGTTGTGCGCAGCACGCGCCACCTGGCGGGCCAGAAAGGATACGGTGTCTTCGTAGAGATAGAGGATGCCGCGCAGGTGGTTGAGATCGGCCATGGCCTCGGCCGGCGCGTTCTCGATGGTGACCTGCTCGCCCAGCGCGAAGATCGGCAACTGCGGCGCCCGCACCCGCGCCACGCGAATCAGCTCGACCATGTCCTGCAACAGGCGGCTGTTCTCCCCGGCGCCTTCTGCGGCGACCAGGATACAGGCCAGGCCATGGTGGGTGGAAGCGACGATACGCCCCTCGGCGGCGCTGGCCGTAGGCAGGATGCTGAATCCGTCCTGGGTCAGTTCCTGAGCGATGGCACGCACGCGATCACCGGCGACAGTGTCTGCCTTGATGTCGCGGTGCACGATGAGGACGGGAAACTTTAGGTCTTTGTACATTGTGGCGTCCTGAAGGATGGCAGGCCGGACCTGCCCATCACCTCAGGTTAGAGGCTCGCCCTGATCGGCGGAACCCCCCATGCGTCACGCTATAAGAAAAGGTCGCAATTGCGCTGTTTGGTTATTCCGGCGCCTTTTCCAGCTGCGCCCACAGCGATGGACCACCAGCGGCCTTCTCGATCACCGCCAGGCGCGCCAGATGCGCCGCAAGCTCTTCCTCACTGGCGCGAATGACGCGGGTGCGCGGGCGCGAAGGGTCGAGGCGACGAATCGGTGCAGCCTGCTGACGCCCGCTGCCATCGCTGTCAGCCCCATCGCCGGCCAGCGACAGATGGGTCTGACCACCGGTCATCGCCAGATAGACGTCGGCAAGAATCTCCGAGTCGAGCAAGGCGCCGTGCAGTTCGCGGTTGGAGTTGTCGACACCGTAACGCTTGCACAGCGCATCGAGACTGTTGCGCTGCCCCGGATGGCGTTCACGCGCCATCAGCAGGGTATCGAGCACCGAGCAGTAATCGCTGACATCGGCACGTTCGGTCTGCCCCAGCAGAGCGAACTCGTTGTTGATGAAACCAACGTCGAACGCCGCGTTGTGGATGATCAGTTGGGCGCCCTTGATGAACTC
The sequence above is drawn from the Pseudomonas sp. Z8(2022) genome and encodes:
- the dnaQ gene encoding DNA polymerase III subunit epsilon, whose protein sequence is MPVTDGHRIIEIGCVELLGRRLTGRHFHVYLNPDREIDEGAIAVHGITNEYVADKPRFREIADEFYEFIKGAQLIIHNAAFDVGFINNEFALLGQTERADVSDYCSVLDTLLMARERHPGQRNSLDALCKRYGVDNSNRELHGALLDSEILADVYLAMTGGQTHLSLAGDGADSDGSGRQQAAPIRRLDPSRPRTRVIRASEEELAAHLARLAVIEKAAGGPSLWAQLEKAPE